A genome region from Rhodopseudomonas boonkerdii includes the following:
- a CDS encoding FeoA family protein encodes MTLSETPSSATAEYHMRLGEAPRGFVGTIVALHPEHTESTSHELEQYLLEMGFTEGARVEILHQGAIQRDPIAVRVDNITIAVRRREAMAVLVK; translated from the coding sequence ATGACGCTTTCAGAGACCCCTTCATCTGCAACGGCAGAATACCATATGCGCCTCGGCGAAGCTCCGCGCGGCTTCGTCGGGACCATCGTCGCTCTACATCCAGAGCACACAGAATCGACCTCGCATGAACTTGAGCAATATCTGCTCGAGATGGGCTTCACCGAAGGAGCGCGCGTCGAAATTCTGCATCAGGGGGCGATTCAACGCGATCCGATCGCAGTGCGCGTCGACAACATCACGATCGCCGTGCGCCGGCGCGAAGCAATGGCAGTTCTCGTAAAATGA
- the feoB gene encoding ferrous iron transport protein B, which produces MTISDVTSERFNLALVGVPNSGKTSLFNALTGSRQKVANYAGVTIERKSGAFVTPAGRQITLLDLPGTYSLRGRSPDEIITRDVVLGKRAGEAPPDLVLCIADATNLRLTLRLILELKRTGRPLLMVLNMFDIAKRRGITIDVDAMSAALDIPIITSVAVKKGGADALRQRTDELAANMPTSTAPTEWTQTSLSDLKAYQREADRIIRETVTMPAKPDTLTTRVDAVVLHPIWGLVVLAAILFVMFQAVFSWAQPLMELLSDSFGTLGTLVAQIVPEGIFQSFLQNGLIAGVGSVLVFLPQIIIIFLFILLLEDFGYMARAAFLMDRIMGGAGLHGRAFIPLLSSFACAIPGIMATRVIDNRRDRLTTILIAPLMTCSARIPVYTLIIAAFVPATDVFGWINLQGLVMFGLYVIGIASALLVSFVIKFLMLRDYQPAPFMLELPDYKLPRPKSIGIGVYTRAKMFLQRAGTTILAMMILIWFLASFPQPPAGAEGPAIDYSLAAAIGKALEPLFSAIGFNWQIVVALIPGMAAREVAVGALGTVYAIEGGKEAAEAIGQALASKWSLATALSFLAWFIFAPQCASTLAVIRRETGGTKWMLITFFYMFTLAYLASLITYKVAVAAGLG; this is translated from the coding sequence ATGACAATTTCAGACGTGACCAGCGAGCGTTTCAACCTCGCGCTGGTCGGTGTTCCCAACAGCGGCAAGACGTCGTTGTTCAACGCGCTCACCGGTAGCCGCCAGAAGGTTGCGAATTACGCCGGCGTCACCATCGAACGGAAGAGTGGCGCCTTCGTCACACCCGCCGGCCGCCAGATAACCCTGCTCGACTTGCCCGGTACCTATTCGCTGCGTGGCCGGAGTCCCGACGAGATTATCACCCGCGACGTCGTGCTCGGTAAACGCGCTGGTGAGGCGCCGCCGGATCTCGTGCTGTGCATTGCCGATGCCACCAATCTGCGATTGACCCTGCGCCTTATCCTCGAACTGAAGCGCACCGGTCGGCCACTGCTGATGGTGCTCAACATGTTTGATATCGCGAAGCGCCGTGGCATCACCATCGACGTCGACGCCATGTCTGCCGCGCTGGATATTCCCATCATCACCTCGGTCGCAGTGAAGAAGGGCGGCGCCGATGCGCTTCGCCAACGCACCGACGAACTTGCCGCCAATATGCCGACTTCGACTGCGCCCACCGAATGGACGCAGACCAGCCTTTCGGATCTCAAAGCCTATCAGCGCGAGGCCGACCGCATCATTCGCGAGACAGTGACCATGCCGGCAAAGCCGGATACGCTGACCACCCGCGTCGATGCTGTGGTGTTGCATCCGATCTGGGGGTTGGTCGTGCTGGCGGCCATCCTGTTCGTGATGTTCCAGGCGGTGTTCTCTTGGGCGCAGCCACTGATGGAATTGCTGTCGGATTCCTTTGGCACACTCGGCACACTCGTGGCTCAGATCGTACCGGAGGGCATCTTTCAGAGTTTCCTGCAAAACGGCCTGATCGCGGGCGTCGGCAGCGTGCTCGTCTTTCTGCCGCAGATTATCATCATCTTCCTGTTCATCCTGCTGCTGGAAGACTTCGGCTACATGGCTCGCGCGGCCTTCCTGATGGACCGCATCATGGGCGGTGCCGGACTTCATGGCCGCGCTTTCATTCCACTCTTGTCCAGTTTCGCATGTGCCATTCCCGGGATCATGGCGACGCGTGTGATTGATAACCGCCGCGATCGCCTCACGACCATCCTGATCGCACCGCTGATGACCTGCTCGGCACGTATCCCCGTCTACACGCTGATCATCGCAGCCTTCGTTCCAGCAACGGATGTCTTCGGTTGGATCAATCTGCAAGGCCTCGTGATGTTCGGGCTCTATGTCATCGGCATCGCCAGCGCACTGCTGGTGTCCTTCGTTATCAAATTCCTGATGCTGCGCGATTACCAGCCGGCACCTTTCATGCTGGAGCTGCCGGATTACAAGCTGCCACGCCCGAAGAGCATCGGCATCGGCGTCTATACGCGGGCAAAGATGTTCCTGCAGCGTGCGGGCACCACCATCCTCGCGATGATGATCCTGATCTGGTTCCTCGCCTCGTTCCCGCAGCCGCCGGCTGGCGCTGAAGGCCCGGCGATCGACTACAGCCTGGCGGCCGCGATCGGGAAAGCGCTCGAGCCGTTATTTTCTGCGATCGGCTTCAACTGGCAGATTGTGGTGGCGCTGATCCCCGGCATGGCCGCGCGGGAGGTGGCCGTGGGTGCATTGGGTACCGTCTACGCCATCGAAGGCGGCAAGGAAGCCGCGGAAGCGATCGGCCAGGCGCTCGCCAGCAAATGGAGCCTCGCCACTGCGCTGTCGTTCCTTGCCTGGTTCATCTTCGCCCCACAATGTGCTTCGACCCTTGCAGTGATCCGCCGCGAAACCGGCGGTACGAAATGGATGCTGATCACCTTCTTCTACATGTTCACGCTGGCCTATCTGGCGAGCCTGATCACGTACAAGGTCGCAGTCGCAGCGGGGTTGGGTTGA
- a CDS encoding gamma-glutamyltransferase family protein, producing the protein MLFRHDGLYASRRSPVMARNVIAASQPLATQAGLRMLERGGNALDAALAAAITLTVVEPTGNGIGSDAYCILWDGKELHGLNASGRSPAAWTPERFAGRKTFPHRGWESVTVPGAVSAWVDLSKRFGKLPFEQLLEPAISYAEDGFLVSPVIAELWRRGAEELKAQPGFAECFMPNGRAPVAGELVHMPGHAYSLKLIAKTKGEAFYRGELAKRIADFAREHGAVLDEADLAAHRNDWSGTIHQDFGDAALHEIPPNGQGIAALMALGIIKAAGTDGLKVDSADALHLQIEATKLAFADVYAYAADRDHMRDVTVAHLQNPSYLASRAKLIDRSRAQDFGAGAPKTGGTVCLSTGDASGMMVSYIQSNYSGFGSGVVVPGTGISLQNRGFGFVLDEGHPNQVGPRKRPFQTIIPGFVMQGNQPLMAFGLMGGPMQAQGHLQMMLRVQLWGQDPQTAADAPRWRYVDGFKVAIENGVSDEVAADLTSRGHVIVREPPDSAFGFGGAQLVRRIEGGYVAGSDPRKDGLAAGF; encoded by the coding sequence ATGCTATTCCGACATGATGGCCTTTATGCCTCCCGGCGCTCGCCCGTGATGGCGCGCAACGTCATCGCGGCCTCGCAGCCGCTCGCGACGCAGGCCGGTTTGCGGATGCTGGAACGCGGCGGCAATGCGCTCGATGCCGCGCTGGCAGCGGCGATCACCCTCACGGTGGTGGAGCCAACGGGTAATGGCATAGGTTCGGATGCCTATTGCATTCTGTGGGATGGCAAGGAGCTGCATGGTCTTAACGCCTCCGGCCGCTCGCCGGCAGCATGGACGCCGGAGCGTTTTGCCGGCCGCAAGACGTTCCCGCATCGGGGATGGGAGAGCGTCACCGTTCCGGGCGCGGTATCGGCTTGGGTCGATTTGTCGAAGCGGTTCGGCAAGTTGCCGTTCGAACAACTGTTAGAGCCAGCGATTTCCTATGCTGAAGACGGATTTCTGGTCTCGCCGGTGATCGCCGAACTATGGCGTCGTGGGGCGGAGGAATTGAAAGCCCAGCCGGGCTTTGCCGAGTGCTTCATGCCGAACGGTCGCGCACCGGTCGCAGGCGAGCTGGTTCACATGCCAGGGCATGCCTATTCGTTGAAGCTGATCGCAAAAACGAAAGGCGAAGCGTTCTATCGCGGCGAGCTCGCCAAACGAATCGCAGATTTCGCGCGCGAGCACGGTGCGGTGCTCGACGAAGCGGATCTGGCCGCGCATCGCAATGATTGGTCCGGCACGATTCACCAGGACTTCGGCGACGCCGCGCTTCACGAGATCCCGCCGAACGGGCAGGGCATCGCGGCGCTAATGGCGCTTGGCATCATCAAGGCGGCCGGAACCGATGGTCTCAAAGTTGATAGTGCCGACGCGCTGCATCTGCAGATCGAGGCAACAAAACTCGCTTTCGCTGATGTCTATGCTTACGCTGCCGATCGCGACCATATGCGCGATGTCACCGTCGCGCATCTGCAGAACCCGTCTTATCTCGCGTCGCGCGCGAAGCTAATCGACCGCAGCCGCGCCCAGGATTTTGGTGCCGGTGCGCCGAAGACCGGTGGCACGGTGTGCCTGTCCACCGGTGACGCCTCCGGCATGATGGTGTCCTACATCCAGTCGAACTATTCCGGCTTCGGCTCCGGCGTGGTCGTGCCGGGCACCGGCATCAGTCTACAGAATCGCGGCTTTGGTTTCGTGCTCGACGAAGGTCATCCCAATCAGGTCGGCCCGCGCAAGCGGCCATTCCAGACCATCATTCCCGGCTTCGTCATGCAGGGCAATCAGCCATTAATGGCATTCGGCCTGATGGGCGGGCCGATGCAGGCGCAGGGTCATCTGCAGATGATGTTGCGCGTGCAGTTGTGGGGACAGGATCCGCAAACAGCGGCGGATGCGCCGCGTTGGCGCTACGTCGATGGCTTCAAGGTGGCGATCGAGAATGGCGTATCGGATGAGGTCGCGGCCGATCTCACGAGCCGCGGTCACGTCATTGTCCGCGAACCGCCGGATTCGGCTTTCGGTTTTGGCGGCGCACAGCTCGTGCGCCGGATCGAGGGCGGCTATGTCGCTGGCTCAGATCCGCGCAAGGATGGATTGGCTGCTGGGTTTTAA